The following coding sequences lie in one Synechococcus sp. CC9902 genomic window:
- a CDS encoding S41 family peptidase yields the protein MAKSVKWRSFLRTTPLLLILGLGGVTTAITLGAPGFTLPSASGGSISDSPKEVIDQVWQIVYRDYLDSSGDYDESSWRQLRRDLLKKSFAGSAESYEAIRGMLASLNDPYTRFLDPKQFKEMRIDTSGELMGVGIQLSLDKATKKLVVVSPIEGTPASRAGVLSKDVIVSIDGKSTEGMNTEDAVKLIRGPEGSAVILGLRRGDELIDVPLTRARIEINAVSYKLNTTRDQHKVGYIRLKQFNANAAKEMREAAKALEAQDVDGYVLDLRGNPGGLLEASIDIARQWLNEGIIVSTRTREGIRDVRRATGSAITDKPLVVLIDQGSASASEILSGSLQDNGRAQLVGQKTFGKGLVQAVRGLSDGSGLTVTIAKYLTPKGTDIHKNGIEPDIKSEMSEKQLKGFTIEKLGTSQDSQYIDAKNELIKKIN from the coding sequence ATGGCTAAGTCAGTGAAGTGGCGATCGTTTCTTCGCACAACACCTCTACTGCTAATTCTCGGTTTAGGTGGCGTCACCACTGCTATCACTCTGGGCGCGCCAGGGTTCACCCTTCCGAGTGCTAGCGGTGGATCGATTAGCGATAGCCCTAAAGAGGTGATCGATCAGGTTTGGCAGATCGTCTATCGGGATTACCTTGATTCAAGTGGTGACTATGATGAATCGTCATGGCGACAATTACGTCGCGATCTCCTAAAAAAATCTTTCGCCGGAAGCGCTGAGTCCTACGAAGCAATTCGTGGAATGCTTGCAAGCTTGAATGATCCATATACCCGTTTCCTTGATCCAAAACAATTCAAGGAAATGCGAATTGATACGTCCGGTGAACTGATGGGAGTAGGCATTCAATTGAGTCTTGACAAAGCAACTAAAAAATTAGTTGTTGTATCTCCAATTGAAGGAACTCCTGCATCACGAGCAGGGGTTCTTTCTAAGGATGTGATTGTTTCTATCGATGGCAAGTCCACAGAAGGAATGAACACTGAGGATGCTGTTAAGTTAATTCGTGGGCCGGAAGGGTCAGCAGTAATTTTAGGTCTTCGCCGTGGTGATGAACTAATAGATGTTCCTTTGACGCGTGCCAGAATAGAGATTAATGCTGTTTCCTACAAGCTAAATACTACGCGAGATCAACATAAAGTTGGATATATTCGCCTCAAGCAATTTAATGCAAATGCAGCAAAGGAAATGCGCGAAGCAGCAAAGGCGCTTGAGGCGCAAGATGTTGATGGTTACGTACTGGATTTGCGGGGCAATCCCGGAGGATTATTAGAAGCAAGTATTGATATAGCTCGCCAATGGTTGAACGAAGGAATCATTGTGAGTACACGAACGAGAGAAGGTATTCGTGATGTCCGACGCGCTACAGGTAGTGCCATCACAGATAAGCCCTTGGTTGTTTTAATTGACCAAGGCTCAGCCAGTGCTAGTGAAATCCTGTCTGGCTCATTGCAAGACAATGGTCGAGCTCAATTGGTTGGTCAGAAAACGTTTGGCAAAGGGTTAGTACAGGCTGTGCGTGGATTATCTGACGGCTCTGGTTTGACGGTGACAATCGCTAAATATCTCACTCCGAAGGGAACGGATATTCACAAAAACGGTATCGAACCAGATATCAAGTCTGAGATGAGTGAAAAGCAGTTAAAAGGTTTTACGATTGAAAAGTTAGGTACAAGTCAAGACTCTCAATATATTGACGCAAAAAACGAACTGATTAAAAAAATAAATTAA
- the ispG gene encoding (E)-4-hydroxy-3-methylbut-2-enyl-diphosphate synthase: MTALDRRYDTQIHRRVTRTVMVGSVPIGSEHPIAVQSMINEDTLDIDGSVAGIIRLVDAGCEIVRVTTPSIGHAKAMGKIKAELSAKGCNVPLVADVHHNGTKIALEVAQHVDKVRINPGLFVFDKPDPNRQEFTESEFAEIGTRIRETFEPLVKLLREQNKALRIGVNHGSLAERMLFTYGDTPKGMVESAMEFVRICDDLDFHNIVISMKASRAPVMLSAYRLMADTMDQEGFNYPLHLGVTEAGDGDYGRIKSTAGIATLLAEGLGDTIRVSLTEAPEKEIPVCYSILQSLGLRKTMVEYIACPSCGRTLFNLEDVLHKVRNATSHLKGLDIAVMGCIVNGPGEMADADYGYVGKGPGIIALYRGREEIRKVPEKEGVQALIQLIQEDGLWVDPDETR, from the coding sequence ATGACCGCCCTAGATCGGCGCTACGACACCCAGATCCATCGTCGAGTCACACGGACCGTGATGGTGGGAAGTGTCCCGATCGGCAGCGAGCACCCGATTGCGGTGCAGTCGATGATTAACGAGGACACCCTCGATATCGATGGATCAGTCGCTGGAATCATCCGTCTTGTCGATGCTGGATGTGAGATCGTTCGAGTGACGACCCCGTCGATTGGTCATGCCAAGGCCATGGGAAAAATTAAAGCGGAACTCTCGGCTAAGGGATGCAATGTTCCCTTAGTGGCTGATGTTCACCACAACGGAACAAAGATTGCCTTAGAGGTCGCTCAGCACGTCGACAAAGTCCGTATCAATCCTGGACTATTTGTATTCGATAAGCCTGATCCAAATCGTCAGGAATTTACAGAATCTGAATTTGCTGAAATCGGAACACGTATTAGAGAGACATTTGAGCCTTTAGTAAAACTCTTGCGAGAGCAAAATAAAGCGTTGCGTATTGGTGTTAACCATGGCTCATTGGCTGAACGCATGCTGTTTACATATGGAGATACACCGAAGGGAATGGTGGAGTCGGCGATGGAATTCGTTCGCATTTGCGACGATCTAGATTTTCATAACATCGTGATATCGATGAAAGCTTCACGGGCACCAGTGATGCTTTCGGCCTATCGATTAATGGCCGATACCATGGATCAAGAAGGATTCAATTATCCGCTTCACCTTGGGGTAACTGAGGCTGGGGATGGCGATTATGGACGGATTAAAAGTACGGCCGGAATTGCCACACTCTTAGCAGAGGGTTTGGGTGATACCATCCGAGTTTCACTTACTGAAGCGCCCGAAAAAGAGATCCCTGTTTGTTATTCAATTCTTCAGTCTCTCGGCTTACGAAAGACAATGGTTGAATATATTGCCTGTCCAAGTTGTGGCCGCACGTTGTTCAACCTGGAGGATGTCCTCCATAAAGTTCGCAACGCTACATCTCATCTAAAAGGTCTCGACATTGCAGTGATGGGATGCATTGTGAATGGTCCAGGCGAGATGGCCGATGCCGACTATGGCTATGTGGGTAAAGGACCTGGAATCATTGCTTTGTACCGAGGTCGAGAAGAAATTCGTAAAGTTCCAGAAAAAGAAGGTGTTCAAGCCCTGATCCAATTGATTCAGGAGGATGGTCTCTGGGTCGATCCTGATGAAACTCGGTAA
- a CDS encoding uracil-DNA glycosylase has protein sequence MTSFDLDACLRCSACELATTRQKVVVYRGNPKAPLMLIGEAPGAQEDQTGLPFKGRSGQALDRLLIEAGFNIEKDLYICNAVKCRPPNNRRPKKTELTACRPWLDKQIAEVNPAVIVLTGATAVQALLELKTAMTELRGKWQTWQGRSVMPIFHPAYLLRHASAKEGGPVELTRQDLSAVRTKLCER, from the coding sequence ATGACGTCCTTCGATTTGGATGCATGTTTGCGCTGCTCAGCCTGTGAGTTAGCCACAACGCGCCAAAAGGTGGTGGTCTATCGGGGCAATCCAAAAGCACCACTGATGTTGATCGGAGAAGCTCCCGGTGCGCAGGAAGATCAAACCGGTCTGCCGTTTAAGGGCCGATCCGGACAAGCCCTCGATCGTTTGCTGATCGAGGCGGGTTTCAACATCGAGAAGGACCTCTACATCTGCAATGCGGTGAAATGCCGGCCGCCGAACAATCGCCGCCCAAAAAAAACTGAGCTCACGGCATGTCGTCCCTGGCTTGACAAGCAAATTGCCGAAGTGAATCCTGCTGTGATCGTGCTGACTGGCGCAACTGCGGTTCAGGCTCTCTTGGAACTGAAAACTGCAATGACAGAGTTACGAGGGAAGTGGCAGACCTGGCAAGGTCGTTCGGTGATGCCCATCTTTCATCCGGCTTATCTGCTCCGTCACGCGTCGGCAAAGGAAGGCGGACCAGTTGAACTCACACGCCAAGATCTTTCCGCTGTGCGTACCAAGCTGTGCGAACGTTGA
- a CDS encoding VOC family protein, whose protein sequence is MNPLQISLVLAAHNPKALSHFYAALFNATICAGKADHHKILDLGNGLRLEIYRPSQHRPFPVAGRALSVCLKRPAHPTPLVELEHHVSHALSLGGSVVEPARLEPFGAECWMNDPEGNAFLLLIPIARSEGSA, encoded by the coding sequence ATGAATCCCTTGCAAATCAGCTTGGTTCTCGCGGCACATAACCCCAAAGCCTTAAGCCATTTTTATGCAGCTCTTTTTAACGCGACCATTTGTGCTGGAAAAGCAGACCACCACAAGATTCTTGACCTTGGCAATGGCTTAAGGCTTGAGATTTATCGGCCATCACAACATCGCCCATTCCCGGTGGCAGGTCGTGCGTTGTCGGTCTGTCTAAAGCGTCCTGCCCACCCCACTCCTTTGGTTGAATTGGAGCACCACGTCAGCCATGCGCTCAGTTTGGGAGGCTCTGTTGTGGAGCCGGCTCGGTTGGAACCTTTCGGTGCTGAATGTTGGATGAATGATCCAGAAGGCAATGCTTTTTTATTGCTGATTCCCATTGCACGATCGGAAGGGAGTGCATGA
- a CDS encoding pyridoxal phosphate-dependent aminotransferase, translating into MILRPPELSHRAIALKPSLTLEISAKAKALKAEGRDICSLSAGEPDFNTPGFIVEAAREALSQGITRYGPAAGDPELRAALADKLTHENDIATKPEQVLICNGGKQAIYNLFQVVLNPGDEVLLPSPYWLSYPEMAALAGASTVLIPSSASDGFRLDLDALEARITPKSRLLVINSPGNPTGRVMQRQELEALAELVARHPNLLVMSDEIYEYLLAEGEQHISFASVSEAIKDRCFTVNGFAKGWAMTGWRLGYLAGNATVIKAASALQSQSTSNVCSFAQKGALAAIRGSRECVADMACSYNLRRNFLIEGLQSIPGITLIPPKGAFYAFPQLPEGITDSMEFCRRALEDEGLAVVPGIAFGDDRCIRLSCAVSHESITNGLERLQRMLSKF; encoded by the coding sequence ATGATCTTGCGCCCCCCAGAACTCTCCCATCGGGCGATTGCCCTTAAGCCCTCGCTGACCCTCGAGATCAGCGCCAAAGCCAAAGCGCTTAAGGCCGAAGGCCGAGATATTTGCAGCCTTAGTGCTGGGGAGCCTGATTTCAATACCCCAGGGTTCATCGTCGAGGCGGCAAGGGAGGCTCTATCCCAGGGCATCACCCGTTACGGCCCAGCGGCGGGTGATCCTGAGTTACGAGCGGCTCTCGCCGACAAACTCACCCATGAAAACGATATTGCGACAAAGCCTGAGCAGGTTCTGATCTGCAACGGCGGTAAACAAGCGATTTACAACCTTTTCCAGGTGGTGCTGAACCCCGGCGATGAAGTTTTACTCCCTTCGCCCTATTGGTTGAGTTATCCAGAAATGGCTGCCCTGGCTGGTGCCAGCACGGTGTTGATTCCATCTTCAGCTTCTGATGGATTCAGACTCGATCTCGATGCTTTGGAAGCAAGGATCACCCCCAAAAGCCGACTTTTGGTGATCAACAGTCCAGGGAATCCCACGGGTCGCGTCATGCAGCGACAAGAACTCGAGGCTCTGGCTGAGCTGGTTGCTCGACACCCCAATCTCTTGGTGATGAGTGACGAAATCTATGAATATCTTTTGGCTGAGGGAGAGCAACACATCAGTTTTGCCTCCGTATCGGAAGCGATCAAGGATCGTTGCTTCACGGTGAATGGCTTCGCCAAGGGTTGGGCCATGACTGGGTGGCGCCTGGGCTACCTCGCTGGCAACGCGACGGTGATCAAAGCGGCTTCAGCACTACAAAGCCAAAGCACCAGCAATGTTTGCAGTTTTGCCCAAAAAGGAGCGCTCGCTGCCATTCGTGGATCGCGGGAGTGTGTTGCAGATATGGCCTGCAGCTACAACTTGCGGAGAAATTTTCTGATCGAAGGACTGCAATCCATTCCAGGCATCACCTTGATTCCTCCGAAAGGTGCGTTCTATGCCTTTCCGCAGCTGCCGGAGGGCATTACCGATTCGATGGAATTTTGTCGTCGTGCTTTAGAAGACGAAGGCCTTGCCGTTGTGCCAGGTATTGCCTTCGGAGACGACCGCTGCATTCGTCTGTCGTGTGCCGTCTCGCATGAGAGCATCACAAATGGTTTGGAACGACTGCAGCGGATGCTCAGCAAGTTCTGA
- a CDS encoding putative selenate ABC transporter substrate-binding protein: MPTQKLQLSLAARLLTGIVVATAVASCGSGPLGTESPVLHIGAIPDQNPEKLNRLYSSLSAELSDQLKVPVEYVPVSNYPAAVTAFRTGSLDLVWFGGLTGVQARLQTPGAKVLAQRDIDAKFTSVFIANGASGLRPFSTGDQLTNLKGRRLSFGSESSTSGRLMPQYFMSQNGVGTDELAGGAPGFSGSHDATIAVVQSGAYEVGALNEQVWKSNVEDGRADPNKVSVIWRTPPYVDYHWVARPDLDERFGNGFTNKVQTALLAITADTPRGETILELFGAAEFIPAQNSDYDKIEAVGRQLGKIR; this comes from the coding sequence ATGCCTACTCAAAAACTTCAGCTCTCTTTGGCTGCACGTCTTCTGACTGGCATCGTCGTTGCGACCGCCGTGGCGAGCTGTGGTTCAGGTCCTTTAGGCACAGAGTCACCAGTCCTTCACATCGGGGCAATTCCGGATCAGAACCCGGAGAAGCTCAACCGTCTTTACAGCTCACTTTCAGCCGAACTCAGTGATCAGCTGAAGGTTCCGGTGGAGTACGTACCTGTGAGCAACTACCCCGCTGCGGTGACTGCGTTTCGAACCGGCAGCCTCGACTTGGTTTGGTTCGGTGGCCTCACGGGCGTACAGGCCCGGTTACAAACCCCTGGAGCCAAGGTTTTGGCGCAACGCGATATCGACGCCAAGTTCACAAGCGTCTTCATTGCCAATGGCGCCAGCGGACTTCGCCCATTCAGCACTGGTGATCAGCTCACAAATCTGAAAGGACGACGCCTTTCTTTTGGATCAGAGAGCTCAACATCAGGTCGGCTGATGCCTCAATACTTCATGAGCCAAAACGGTGTTGGCACCGATGAGCTCGCCGGTGGTGCTCCTGGGTTCAGCGGAAGCCATGACGCCACAATCGCCGTGGTGCAGAGCGGTGCCTACGAGGTCGGAGCCTTGAACGAACAGGTTTGGAAAAGCAATGTTGAAGATGGTCGCGCTGACCCCAACAAGGTCTCAGTCATTTGGAGAACGCCTCCATACGTCGACTACCACTGGGTGGCTCGTCCCGATCTCGATGAACGATTCGGTAATGGCTTTACCAACAAGGTCCAAACCGCTCTGCTAGCGATCACTGCGGATACGCCTCGAGGTGAAACCATCCTCGAACTGTTTGGTGCCGCTGAGTTCATTCCTGCTCAGAATTCCGATTACGACAAAATCGAAGCGGTGGGTCGTCAACTCGGCAAGATCCGTTGA
- a CDS encoding phosphonate ABC transporter ATP-binding protein — MTALLELNQVSLDQRLQTTSLTIRADERVVLLGASGAGKTTLIKLCNGSLQPSRGALQWRGQPLKRLPRHERRSIGTFWQDLRLVEELSVVQNINSGALGRHGLMWALRNLLGALEKDACLAVMQEVHLEPSLLKRAVTELSGGQRQRVALARLLRQRPELVLADEPLSALDPVIARDVLDTLLSLPGCLISLHRPDLIHRFERVLGLRNGALVLDAAPDMISKTQLEWLYGRS, encoded by the coding sequence TTGACAGCGCTCCTGGAGTTGAACCAGGTGAGCCTGGACCAACGACTCCAAACGACCAGTCTCACCATCAGGGCTGATGAACGGGTGGTTTTACTTGGAGCCAGTGGCGCAGGAAAAACCACCCTCATCAAACTCTGCAACGGGAGCCTGCAACCCTCGCGGGGCGCCCTCCAATGGCGTGGTCAACCGCTCAAGAGATTGCCGCGTCATGAACGGCGATCAATTGGCACGTTTTGGCAGGACTTACGACTGGTTGAGGAGCTGAGCGTGGTCCAAAACATCAATAGCGGTGCCCTTGGGCGTCATGGCTTGATGTGGGCCTTGAGAAATCTGCTTGGTGCCCTGGAAAAGGACGCGTGTCTCGCGGTAATGCAAGAGGTCCACCTAGAGCCTTCACTGCTCAAACGAGCCGTGACCGAACTCTCAGGAGGTCAGCGACAACGCGTTGCTTTGGCTCGATTGCTGCGCCAAAGGCCTGAACTAGTGCTCGCGGATGAACCTTTGTCGGCCCTGGATCCTGTCATCGCCAGGGATGTCTTGGACACACTGCTTTCACTTCCAGGGTGTCTGATCAGCTTGCATCGCCCTGATCTCATCCATCGATTTGAACGCGTCCTGGGTCTACGTAACGGAGCCCTTGTTCTTGACGCGGCACCAGACATGATCAGCAAGACGCAATTGGAATGGTTGTACGGACGTTCGTAA
- a CDS encoding phosphonate ABC transporter has product MVVRTFVKPALPLLTLLPGLCLIPVVAILVRDGHGGGLPLLIQFAQGAVQPSFDPTLLKSLWQGLQITFVTAVLSWAISSGLGLIFGFLGSRTLWRTLLGTAWPALLVRRLLSPFRAIHELIWGLLLLQVYGLNGWVAIAAIVIPYSALMARVLADQIDCHDSPALPVLQGSGGPAMAVLLTAVFPAVFASIKHHIGHRLDCALRSALILGVFGLGGLGTDLMLSLQSLQFRDMWSGLWLLAIAMVLLDFILQTIPRRPRHGFVVGIALVLLVVWSASLNLDLSWPSESFGPVFSGLVADRNAATAALFEINWGAAIGSTLLITLMASCIATAVPPLLLLLSPSQSSLRLQSLIWGALRLVPTPLTALLLLVMAKPSLPLAALALGLHHSGVMGRVLMKDIRETGLGSAQILERSGATVRMSWLYGPLAEVSRSYLAYASYRCDVILRDTVVVGIVGSAGLGWQLIDALSSFHWWLVAWLVLAFIVLTLCGETITEQLQQRLNCKAVGL; this is encoded by the coding sequence ATGGTTGTACGGACGTTCGTAAAACCAGCTTTACCGCTGCTCACTCTGCTACCGGGACTTTGTCTGATTCCTGTGGTGGCCATCCTCGTTCGAGATGGCCATGGCGGTGGGCTCCCGTTGTTAATCCAGTTTGCTCAAGGTGCTGTTCAGCCTTCCTTCGATCCGACTCTTCTCAAGAGCCTTTGGCAAGGACTTCAGATCACCTTCGTGACAGCGGTTCTCTCCTGGGCCATTAGTAGTGGTCTGGGATTGATCTTCGGCTTTTTGGGTTCACGCACCCTTTGGCGAACCCTCTTGGGAACTGCATGGCCAGCACTGCTTGTTCGGCGACTGTTGTCCCCCTTCCGAGCCATTCATGAGTTGATTTGGGGGTTGCTCTTACTTCAGGTTTATGGACTCAACGGTTGGGTTGCTATCGCGGCGATTGTTATCCCGTACAGCGCCTTGATGGCAAGGGTGCTTGCTGATCAAATTGATTGCCATGATTCGCCAGCCCTACCGGTCCTTCAAGGCAGCGGAGGGCCGGCGATGGCAGTGCTTCTGACGGCTGTCTTTCCAGCAGTGTTTGCCTCGATCAAACATCACATTGGCCATCGCCTCGATTGCGCTCTTCGATCAGCTTTGATCCTGGGCGTGTTTGGGCTTGGGGGGCTAGGAACCGATTTGATGTTGAGCCTTCAATCCCTCCAATTCAGAGATATGTGGAGTGGGTTGTGGTTGTTAGCCATAGCCATGGTGTTACTTGATTTCATCCTTCAGACCATTCCGCGCAGGCCACGGCATGGTTTTGTCGTGGGGATTGCGCTGGTGTTGTTAGTGGTTTGGAGTGCCTCTCTGAATTTGGATCTTTCTTGGCCGAGCGAAAGCTTTGGTCCTGTGTTCAGTGGGTTAGTGGCTGACCGCAACGCAGCAACTGCGGCACTGTTTGAGATCAATTGGGGAGCTGCGATCGGCTCAACACTTCTCATCACCCTGATGGCCAGCTGCATCGCTACGGCAGTTCCTCCACTACTTCTCTTGCTTTCGCCGAGCCAAAGCAGCCTTCGGCTTCAAAGCCTGATCTGGGGCGCATTGCGCTTAGTGCCAACTCCTTTGACTGCACTGTTACTCCTGGTGATGGCTAAGCCGAGCCTGCCCCTCGCAGCTCTGGCCCTAGGGCTCCATCACAGCGGGGTGATGGGTCGTGTGCTGATGAAAGACATCCGCGAAACAGGTTTAGGTTCGGCACAGATCTTGGAACGGTCTGGAGCGACTGTTCGAATGAGCTGGCTTTACGGCCCATTGGCCGAAGTCAGTCGGAGTTATCTCGCCTATGCGTCGTACCGGTGCGACGTCATCCTCAGAGACACTGTGGTTGTAGGGATTGTGGGAAGTGCGGGATTGGGCTGGCAATTAATCGACGCTTTGTCGTCCTTTCACTGGTGGCTCGTTGCTTGGTTGGTCCTGGCATTCATTGTTTTGACACTCTGCGGAGAAACCATCACGGAACAGTTGCAACAACGCTTGAACTGCAAGGCTGTAGGCCTGTGA
- a CDS encoding GDSL-type esterase/lipase family protein encodes MAATMGPRQLVVLGDSGVLGWGDRDGGGWCQRLRMDWMQLPSAPVIYPLGVRGDGIERIAARWRHEWLCRGELRRQHPDGLLLSVGLNDTARIGRSDGRPQLEPDAFAFGISQLLMEMRSVTNVFVLGLTPVDEHVMPFAECLWYSNKAIAATEAALAEQCREANVPFYALHAEIQAQTDWLQWIEPDGIHLNTNGHSWIYNALQHWPPLLNWAGLSPLNTPTPING; translated from the coding sequence ATGGCGGCAACCATGGGACCGAGACAACTCGTGGTTTTGGGTGATAGCGGCGTTCTTGGCTGGGGGGATCGGGACGGTGGTGGTTGGTGCCAGCGATTACGGATGGATTGGATGCAACTTCCTTCCGCACCGGTGATCTATCCACTCGGTGTTCGAGGCGATGGAATTGAACGGATTGCAGCGCGATGGCGGCATGAATGGTTGTGTCGCGGGGAACTTCGGCGACAACACCCCGACGGTTTGCTGCTGAGTGTTGGCCTCAATGACACAGCCCGAATCGGTCGCAGTGATGGCCGCCCCCAACTAGAGCCAGACGCCTTCGCCTTTGGCATCAGCCAACTTCTGATGGAGATGAGATCCGTAACGAACGTTTTCGTTCTTGGGCTCACTCCAGTGGATGAACATGTGATGCCCTTTGCGGAGTGCCTTTGGTACAGCAACAAGGCAATTGCCGCGACGGAAGCAGCTCTAGCGGAACAGTGTCGTGAGGCCAATGTGCCGTTCTATGCCCTTCATGCCGAAATCCAGGCACAAACCGATTGGTTGCAGTGGATCGAGCCCGACGGGATTCACCTCAATACGAACGGCCATTCCTGGATCTACAACGCACTCCAGCACTGGCCACCGCTGTTGAATTGGGCAGGACTTTCACCACTGAACACACCCACCCCGATCAATGGGTAA
- a CDS encoding PCP reductase family protein: protein MKACPPQDLNPAQMCSMMSWTCGLRMDWQPEALTALKKDVPFFVRPAVRRRVESMAMEAGRADVCLDFYREAKASMAPK from the coding sequence GTGAAAGCCTGCCCACCGCAGGACCTCAATCCGGCACAAATGTGCTCGATGATGAGTTGGACCTGTGGTTTACGAATGGATTGGCAACCAGAAGCACTAACAGCGCTCAAAAAAGATGTGCCATTTTTTGTCCGCCCTGCGGTGCGACGCCGCGTCGAATCGATGGCCATGGAAGCTGGCCGAGCGGATGTATGTCTTGACTTTTATCGCGAAGCCAAGGCGAGCATGGCGCCGAAATAG
- a CDS encoding sigma-70 family RNA polymerase sigma factor — translation MVLNARQRHEERRCLPPGTNQRNQKVLQHLGLAHCVAMRQRHRGPEERDDLLQEACLGLIQGLQKFDPSRGLRPSSYLMSRANGQVLHYRRDRSRMVRIPWRLQDLYVSGQRLQQERTQKGHLL, via the coding sequence ATGGTTCTCAATGCCCGTCAACGCCATGAAGAGCGGCGCTGCTTACCGCCTGGCACCAATCAGCGAAATCAAAAGGTTCTTCAGCACTTGGGGTTGGCCCATTGCGTGGCGATGCGTCAACGTCATCGTGGACCGGAAGAACGGGACGATCTCCTTCAAGAAGCCTGCCTTGGCTTGATTCAAGGTCTGCAAAAGTTTGACCCGTCCCGTGGCTTGCGCCCCAGCAGCTACTTGATGAGCCGAGCGAACGGCCAGGTTTTGCACTACCGGCGAGACCGATCGCGCATGGTGCGCATTCCTTGGCGACTCCAAGACCTTTATGTCTCCGGTCAACGCCTGCAACAAGAACGGACGCAAAAGGGTCACCTCCTCTGA
- a CDS encoding DUF92 domain-containing protein — MWIEALVVNGVLISFAQRTPLLTTQGWIHAAALGTILWGSLGWRGWLAVVVYLVVGSLVTRIGFKNKQRRGLAEAREGRRGPENVWGSAAVGAGLALVLAASPEDASLWRQVVLIGFSASFAAKLADTFGSEIGKRWGRTTLLITTLRPVAPGTDGAISLEGTMASAAGSVVMTFALWGLSSSQLPLIPNAMAAGVVMVVGLLATLAESVMGAVVQNRVGWLSNELINALQTLLAAGLAMGWTALASHLVLPTIAGL, encoded by the coding sequence ATGTGGATTGAAGCCCTGGTCGTGAATGGTGTTCTTATCAGCTTTGCCCAGCGCACCCCGCTTCTCACAACACAAGGATGGATCCACGCGGCAGCCCTTGGAACGATCTTGTGGGGGAGCCTCGGTTGGCGTGGTTGGTTGGCCGTTGTTGTGTATTTGGTTGTAGGAAGCTTGGTGACGCGCATTGGCTTCAAGAACAAGCAACGCCGTGGGTTGGCCGAAGCCCGTGAGGGACGACGAGGCCCTGAAAACGTCTGGGGCTCAGCAGCGGTCGGTGCGGGTCTGGCTCTCGTTCTTGCGGCTTCACCGGAAGACGCCAGTCTTTGGCGCCAGGTTGTGTTGATTGGATTTTCGGCAAGTTTTGCCGCCAAACTGGCCGATACTTTTGGCAGTGAAATTGGCAAGCGTTGGGGTCGTACGACCCTGTTGATCACCACACTCAGGCCGGTCGCACCTGGAACCGATGGTGCGATCAGTCTGGAAGGAACCATGGCGAGCGCTGCTGGCAGTGTGGTGATGACCTTTGCGCTTTGGGGGCTCAGTTCGTCTCAACTCCCCCTGATCCCCAACGCCATGGCAGCTGGAGTGGTGATGGTGGTGGGTCTACTGGCCACCCTTGCTGAAAGTGTCATGGGAGCCGTTGTTCAAAACCGCGTGGGGTGGCTGAGCAATGAGCTGATTAATGCGCTGCAAACGCTTCTGGCAGCTGGTTTGGCAATGGGCTGGACGGCACTAGCAAGCCATCTTGTGCTGCCAACAATCGCAGGGTTGTAA